One region of Ahniella affigens genomic DNA includes:
- the aceA gene encoding isocitrate lyase — MKTTLPTAEQIKLDWQNNPRWAGIKRAYSAEDVVRLRGTVSVEYTLAKRGSEKLWHYLHTEAFVNALGAMTGNQAMQQVKAGLKAIYLSGWQVAADANTAGSMYPDQSLYPVDSVPNVVRRINNTLLRADQIHHAEGKNDIDWLQPIVADAEAGFGGVLNAYELMKHMIEAGASGVHFEDQLASAKKCGHMGGKVLVSTQEAVQKLVAARLAADIANVPTLIVARTDAMGAGLVTSDIDPTDQPFLTGKRTVEGFHETNMGIEQAIARGLAYAPYADLIWCETSTPDLAQAKQFADAIHAKFPGKLLAYNCSPSFNWKKNLDEATIAKFQKEIASYGYKFQFITLAGFHALNYSMWNLASGYKDRQMAAYVELQEAEFGAENRGYTAGKHQREVGTGYFDKINEVITGGQSSLGALHGSTEEEQFHHKAA, encoded by the coding sequence ATGAAGACCACGCTTCCGACCGCAGAACAGATCAAACTGGATTGGCAGAACAACCCGCGCTGGGCCGGTATCAAGCGCGCCTACTCGGCGGAGGATGTGGTCCGCCTGCGCGGCACGGTATCGGTGGAATACACGCTTGCGAAGCGTGGGTCGGAGAAACTCTGGCACTACCTGCACACCGAGGCCTTCGTCAACGCACTCGGCGCGATGACCGGCAACCAGGCCATGCAACAGGTCAAGGCCGGTCTGAAGGCCATCTACTTGTCCGGCTGGCAAGTCGCCGCCGACGCCAATACGGCCGGCTCCATGTACCCGGACCAATCGCTGTATCCGGTCGACTCGGTGCCGAACGTGGTTCGCCGCATCAACAACACGCTGCTCCGCGCCGATCAGATTCATCATGCCGAAGGCAAGAACGATATCGACTGGCTGCAGCCGATCGTGGCGGACGCTGAAGCCGGTTTCGGTGGCGTGCTGAATGCCTACGAACTGATGAAGCACATGATCGAAGCCGGTGCGTCGGGCGTGCACTTTGAGGATCAATTGGCCAGCGCGAAAAAGTGCGGTCACATGGGCGGCAAGGTGCTCGTGTCGACGCAGGAGGCCGTGCAGAAGCTCGTTGCGGCGCGTCTGGCCGCTGACATCGCAAACGTCCCGACATTGATCGTGGCCCGCACTGATGCCATGGGTGCTGGTCTGGTCACCTCCGACATCGACCCGACCGACCAGCCGTTCCTGACCGGCAAGCGCACCGTCGAAGGCTTCCATGAAACCAACATGGGCATTGAACAAGCAATCGCCCGCGGCTTGGCCTATGCGCCGTATGCCGATCTGATCTGGTGCGAAACGTCGACGCCGGACTTGGCCCAGGCCAAGCAGTTTGCGGATGCGATTCACGCGAAGTTCCCAGGCAAGCTCCTGGCCTACAACTGCTCGCCGAGCTTTAACTGGAAGAAGAATCTGGACGAAGCCACCATCGCGAAGTTCCAGAAGGAAATCGCGTCGTACGGCTACAAATTCCAGTTCATCACGCTTGCTGGCTTCCATGCGTTGAACTACTCGATGTGGAATCTGGCCAGCGGGTACAAAGATCGCCAGATGGCCGCATACGTGGAGTTGCAGGAAGCCGAATTCGGTGCCGAAAACCGCGGCTACACGGCTGGCAAACATCAGCGCGAAGTGGGCACGGGTTACTTCGACAAGATCAACGAAGTGATCACCGGCGGTCAGAGTTCGCTCGGCGCGCTGCATGGCTCGACCGAGGAAGAGCAGTTCCATCACAAGGCAGCGTAA
- the bioH gene encoding pimeloyl-ACP methyl ester esterase BioH: MHVDTHGQGSDLVLLHGWAMHGGIFHSLLPRLRAHYRVHVVDLPGHGLSRGHESRFELHDIVYRLKYRLPRAVYVGWSLGGLIALSLALEHPEHVAGLGMIAAAPSFVRRADDPHGVDLTVFEQFRDDLASNYKRTIERFLALEVVGDEHAQSCLRSLKAHIFDRGEPDPHVLHDGLNILAHTDLNARLSRINCPSMWIAGARDRLVSVDAVERAAMHCRGHFLRFDHAGHAPFLTHAERVERALEDLMIEAEGA, translated from the coding sequence ATGCATGTCGATACCCACGGCCAAGGATCAGATCTCGTGCTCCTGCACGGCTGGGCCATGCACGGTGGCATTTTCCATAGCCTCCTGCCCAGGCTGCGGGCGCACTATCGTGTGCATGTGGTGGACCTGCCCGGGCATGGCTTGAGTCGCGGGCATGAGTCGCGCTTTGAGCTGCATGACATCGTCTATCGGCTCAAGTACCGGCTGCCGCGGGCGGTCTATGTGGGCTGGTCGCTGGGCGGTCTGATTGCGTTGTCGCTGGCGTTGGAGCATCCGGAGCACGTAGCCGGGCTCGGCATGATTGCGGCTGCGCCGAGTTTTGTCCGCCGGGCCGATGATCCGCATGGCGTCGATCTCACCGTATTCGAGCAGTTCCGTGATGATCTGGCCAGCAACTACAAGCGAACAATCGAACGGTTTCTCGCCTTGGAGGTTGTCGGCGACGAGCACGCTCAGAGCTGTCTCCGGTCTCTGAAGGCGCATATCTTCGATCGCGGTGAGCCCGACCCGCACGTGTTGCATGATGGCCTGAACATCTTGGCGCATACGGATTTGAATGCGCGCCTGTCGCGGATCAATTGCCCCAGCATGTGGATTGCCGGTGCGCGCGACCGCCTGGTGTCTGTCGATGCCGTGGAACGCGCGGCCATGCATTGCCGCGGGCATTTTCTGCGTTTTGACCATGCGGGCCACGCACCGTTTCTGACGCATGCGGAGCGGGTGGAGCGGGCGCTGGAAGACCTGATGATTGAGGCGGAAGGCGCGTGA
- the bioC gene encoding malonyl-ACP O-methyltransferase BioC: MSLDVRRIAVSFAGAAKRYDQAARLQHQVESELLERVAELPLAPSLILDLGAGPGRAAAALKQRFSKSEVIAIDIALPMLREARKRQGWFRPFRCVNADVRHLPIADGSCDLLFSSLCLQWIDDLPALFAEFRRVLKPGGWLLFSSFGPDSLRELRAAWATVDERPHVNVFLDMHDVGDALISQGFKDPMLDVERYTLPYSSALDLMRELKAIGAHNVDQDRARGLTGRRALDRVIAAYEAYRISDDAVAASYEIIFAQAQAPSGEQPRRQHGQDIAQVSLATMRELIRKPGQK, from the coding sequence GTGAGTCTGGATGTCCGGCGGATTGCCGTCAGTTTTGCCGGTGCCGCCAAGCGCTATGACCAAGCGGCCCGATTGCAGCACCAGGTGGAGTCGGAGTTGCTGGAACGTGTTGCCGAGTTGCCGCTTGCGCCGAGCCTGATTCTTGATCTCGGAGCGGGGCCAGGGCGGGCTGCCGCGGCGCTCAAACAGCGCTTTTCGAAGTCCGAGGTGATTGCGATCGACATCGCTTTGCCGATGCTTCGTGAGGCTAGAAAACGTCAGGGCTGGTTCCGGCCATTTCGCTGCGTGAATGCCGACGTCCGGCATCTGCCGATTGCCGATGGCAGCTGCGACCTGCTGTTTTCCAGTCTCTGCCTGCAATGGATCGACGACCTGCCGGCCTTGTTCGCCGAGTTCAGGCGCGTCCTGAAACCCGGCGGCTGGCTGCTGTTTTCAAGCTTTGGTCCAGACAGCCTGCGGGAATTGCGGGCCGCCTGGGCGACCGTGGATGAACGTCCGCACGTCAATGTGTTCCTGGACATGCATGATGTCGGTGATGCACTGATCAGTCAGGGTTTCAAAGACCCAATGCTCGATGTCGAGCGCTACACCTTGCCTTACTCAAGTGCCCTTGACCTGATGCGCGAGCTCAAGGCCATTGGCGCCCACAACGTCGATCAGGATCGTGCGCGGGGCTTGACCGGCCGGCGGGCGCTTGATCGTGTGATTGCCGCATACGAGGCCTACCGGATCAGCGATGACGCAGTGGCAGCGAGCTACGAAATCATCTTTGCGCAGGCACAGGCGCCGAGCGGCGAGCAGCCGCGGCGTCAGCATGGTCAGGACATTGCTCAGGTGTCGCTCGCGACCATGCGCGAGTTGATCCGCAAGCCGGGGCAGAAATAA
- the yajC gene encoding preprotein translocase subunit YajC: protein MSFFISDAYAQAAGAAPEQSPMSFMIIMLVMFGVMYFVAIRPQMKRAKDHKAMVEALGKGDEIVTSGGIGGRIVDMGDAFVTVEIAPNTQIKVQRHAIAAVLPKGTLKSS, encoded by the coding sequence ATGAGTTTTTTCATCTCCGATGCCTATGCCCAGGCGGCTGGTGCTGCGCCCGAGCAGAGCCCGATGTCGTTCATGATCATCATGCTGGTCATGTTCGGCGTGATGTATTTCGTTGCCATTCGGCCGCAGATGAAGCGTGCCAAAGACCACAAGGCCATGGTCGAAGCCCTGGGCAAGGGTGACGAGATCGTGACCTCAGGCGGAATCGGTGGCCGCATCGTCGATATGGGCGACGCCTTCGTTACTGTCGAAATTGCGCCGAACACGCAGATCAAGGTTCAGCGCCATGCCATTGCTGCGGTGTTGCCGAAAGGCACGCTGAAGTCTTCTTAA
- the secD gene encoding protein translocase subunit SecD, translated as MTFPSWQKYLILVLLLISALFSLPNLYQKDPAVRVSGKEGIAIEAATEEKVKLALERDKYEIKRIDRTDDRIVARLMNEAQQQAAREAIAKELGDNYVVSVDLASTVPGWLTMLKAKPMNLGLDLQGGVHFLAEIDGAEVRKRNVERLISDLRAAMKTKSLAARIAESPQGISLTFKTDAERNAALGDLTPSFTILKFTEVPPTDAGFPIIAEIRPEEEANAMTRAIDQNLVTLRKRLNPDGTKETVIQRQGAARIAIDLPGVQDIEQAKRQIGSTATLEYRQVHPTIRPEEAMSTGRIPAGYRLYTNPDGSAYLLNRRPIATGEQLTSARSQLDAEKGTPAVSVTLNDLGAKKMFAFTQDNVGKPMAVLFVESEAKLVDKPDGKRELTFVRKERVISVANILEPFGKTFQTTGLGSMAVANELANNLNAGSFSAPIAIVEERVIGPSLGAENIKAGVLSVTFSFLFVMVFFVIYYKMFGVVTNLALLLNMLLVVAIMSVLGATLTLPGLAGLALTIGMSVDANVLINERIREELRAGASPLAAIQAGYEKASGTIWDANITAALAGFAMLFFGSGPIQGFAVALLVGIGTSVYTAVSASHGFASMFYNSRRKINALAI; from the coding sequence ATGACATTCCCAAGTTGGCAGAAATACCTGATTCTGGTGCTCCTTCTGATATCGGCGCTGTTCTCGCTGCCGAATCTGTACCAGAAAGACCCGGCCGTGCGCGTGTCCGGCAAGGAAGGCATCGCGATTGAGGCGGCGACCGAAGAAAAGGTCAAGCTCGCGCTGGAGCGCGATAAATACGAGATCAAGCGCATCGATCGTACCGACGATCGCATTGTTGCGCGCCTGATGAATGAGGCGCAGCAGCAAGCGGCCCGCGAAGCGATTGCAAAGGAGCTCGGCGACAATTACGTCGTCTCCGTCGACCTCGCCTCGACCGTTCCTGGTTGGCTCACGATGCTGAAGGCCAAGCCGATGAACTTGGGTCTGGACTTGCAGGGTGGTGTGCACTTCCTGGCCGAGATTGACGGCGCCGAAGTTCGCAAGCGCAACGTTGAGCGTCTGATTTCGGATCTACGCGCTGCGATGAAGACCAAGTCGTTGGCCGCCCGCATCGCCGAGTCCCCGCAGGGCATCAGCCTGACGTTCAAAACGGACGCCGAACGCAATGCGGCGTTGGGTGACCTGACCCCATCGTTCACGATCCTCAAGTTCACGGAAGTGCCGCCGACCGATGCCGGCTTCCCGATCATCGCCGAGATTCGCCCAGAAGAAGAAGCCAACGCGATGACCCGTGCGATCGATCAAAACCTGGTCACGCTCCGCAAGCGTCTGAATCCAGACGGTACGAAGGAAACGGTCATTCAGCGCCAGGGCGCCGCGCGAATCGCGATTGATCTGCCGGGTGTCCAGGACATCGAACAGGCCAAGCGCCAGATTGGCTCGACCGCCACGCTGGAGTACCGGCAGGTGCATCCCACCATCCGGCCCGAAGAGGCGATGTCCACGGGCCGCATTCCGGCTGGCTATCGCCTGTACACCAATCCGGATGGTTCCGCCTATCTGCTCAATCGCCGGCCGATCGCCACCGGCGAGCAGCTGACCTCGGCGCGCAGCCAGCTCGATGCCGAAAAGGGCACGCCAGCCGTTTCAGTGACTCTGAACGACCTGGGCGCGAAGAAGATGTTCGCGTTTACGCAGGATAACGTCGGCAAACCGATGGCGGTGTTGTTCGTTGAGTCCGAGGCGAAGCTGGTCGACAAGCCAGACGGCAAGCGTGAGCTGACGTTCGTGCGCAAAGAACGCGTGATCAGTGTGGCCAACATCCTGGAGCCGTTCGGCAAAACGTTCCAAACCACCGGCTTGGGCTCGATGGCCGTCGCCAATGAGTTGGCCAACAACCTTAATGCCGGTTCGTTCTCGGCGCCGATCGCGATTGTTGAAGAACGCGTCATCGGTCCGAGCCTCGGTGCTGAAAACATCAAGGCCGGTGTGCTGTCGGTCACGTTCTCGTTCCTGTTCGTAATGGTGTTCTTCGTCATCTACTACAAGATGTTCGGCGTCGTGACCAACCTGGCGCTGTTGCTGAACATGCTGCTGGTCGTGGCGATCATGAGTGTGCTCGGTGCCACGTTGACCCTGCCGGGTCTCGCGGGTCTCGCACTGACCATCGGTATGTCGGTCGACGCAAACGTGCTGATCAACGAACGTATCCGCGAAGAGCTGCGCGCCGGGGCGTCGCCGCTGGCTGCAATCCAGGCTGGTTACGAGAAAGCATCCGGCACGATCTGGGACGCCAACATCACGGCGGCACTGGCCGGCTTCGCGATGCTGTTCTTCGGCTCGGGCCCGATTCAGGGCTTTGCCGTAGCCTTGCTGGTGGGTATCGGCACCTCGGTCTACACCGCTGTGTCGGCATCGCATGGTTTTGCTTCCATGTTCTACAACAGTCGCCGCAAGATCAACGCGTTGGCGATCTGA
- the secF gene encoding protein translocase subunit SecF: MNLFPYDTKFDFMALRRYALVVSLALLVAAVVGMATRGLNYALDFTGGTAVELKFEKPVDAEAIRQKLAAAGIENPNVQSLGATNELIVRLKSEKGADGEHANADKTGAEVLAVVNSADNPARVLRGDFVGPQVGKELAQQGLVAVLFVALGFLIYISVRFEKRFAAAAILTTMHDVVVVIGYFAVTGKEFDLNVFAGVLSVMGYSINDTIVVFDRVRENFRNMHRATPYEVLNKSVGQTLSRTVITSFVALLTVLALYFFGGDALKSMAESQIIGIVIGTLSSIFFACPLLLWFGATRKDLLPRAKDLSYLERRP; the protein is encoded by the coding sequence ATGAATCTGTTTCCTTACGATACAAAGTTCGATTTCATGGCGCTGCGGCGCTATGCCCTGGTCGTCTCGCTGGCCTTGCTCGTCGCTGCTGTGGTGGGCATGGCAACGAGAGGGCTCAATTACGCGCTCGACTTCACCGGCGGTACTGCGGTTGAGCTGAAGTTCGAGAAGCCGGTCGATGCCGAAGCCATCCGCCAGAAGCTAGCGGCGGCCGGGATCGAGAACCCGAACGTGCAGTCGCTGGGAGCGACTAACGAGCTGATCGTGCGCCTGAAGTCGGAGAAAGGTGCTGATGGTGAGCACGCAAATGCCGACAAGACCGGTGCCGAAGTGCTGGCGGTGGTCAACTCCGCCGATAACCCGGCACGCGTCCTGCGGGGCGACTTCGTTGGTCCGCAAGTCGGCAAGGAGCTCGCACAGCAAGGCTTGGTTGCCGTGCTGTTCGTCGCGCTGGGCTTCCTGATCTACATTTCGGTCCGCTTCGAGAAGCGTTTTGCCGCCGCCGCCATTTTGACGACCATGCATGACGTGGTGGTGGTCATTGGTTACTTCGCGGTCACCGGCAAAGAGTTCGACTTGAACGTGTTTGCCGGCGTGCTGTCGGTCATGGGCTACTCGATCAACGACACCATTGTGGTGTTCGACCGTGTTCGCGAGAACTTCCGCAACATGCACCGCGCCACGCCGTACGAAGTGTTGAACAAGTCGGTCGGGCAAACCCTTTCCCGCACCGTCATCACGTCGTTTGTGGCCTTGTTGACCGTGCTGGCGCTGTACTTCTTCGGCGGCGATGCCCTGAAGAGCATGGCTGAATCGCAGATCATCGGTATCGTCATCGGTACGCTGTCGTCGATCTTCTTTGCTTGCCCGCTGCTGCTGTGGTTTGGCGCGACGCGCAAGGATCTGCTGCCGAGGGCGAAAGATCTCAGCTATCTCGAACGTCGGCCGTAA
- a CDS encoding 6-phosphofructokinase, which produces MSEGNLLYAQSGGVTAVINTTAAAVIETARKQKKIGKVLAARNGILGVLREELIDTSLESAEDIHALRHTPGGAFGSCRFKLKSLDEHRAQYERLIEVFKAHDIRWFLYNGGNDSADTSNKLSQIAEAMGYPIHCIGVPKTVDNDLVITDCCPGFGSVAKYTAVSVKEASLDVASMHESSTKVFIMEVMGRHAGWIAAAAGLAGTKASEAPHIILFPEVVFDEAKFLAKVKETVESVGWCTVVVSEGVKNADGKFLSEAGTRDAFGHAQLGGVAPMLADLVKRTLGHKYHWAVPDYLQRSARHLASRTDFEQAYAVGKAAVEFAVKGLNAVMPVIKRKSQNPYTYTIEAANLSDIANHEKKMPANFIRADGFGITAAARKYLQPLIEGEAPLPYRPDGLPDYVQLKNKLLKQKLPKYSISDK; this is translated from the coding sequence ATGAGTGAAGGGAATTTGTTATATGCGCAGTCCGGCGGCGTGACCGCCGTGATCAATACGACCGCTGCGGCGGTCATCGAGACGGCGCGCAAGCAGAAAAAGATCGGCAAGGTCCTGGCGGCCCGGAATGGCATTCTGGGCGTGCTGCGTGAGGAATTGATCGATACGAGCCTGGAAAGCGCCGAGGACATCCATGCGCTGCGCCATACGCCCGGTGGTGCGTTCGGGTCGTGCCGATTCAAGCTGAAGTCGCTGGATGAGCATCGCGCCCAATACGAGCGTCTGATCGAAGTGTTCAAGGCGCACGATATCCGCTGGTTTCTATACAACGGCGGCAACGATTCGGCCGACACGTCGAACAAGCTGTCGCAGATCGCCGAGGCCATGGGCTATCCGATTCACTGCATTGGCGTACCGAAAACCGTCGACAACGATCTGGTGATCACCGATTGCTGCCCGGGCTTTGGGTCAGTCGCCAAGTACACGGCGGTGTCGGTCAAGGAAGCGAGCCTGGACGTGGCGTCGATGCACGAGTCGTCGACGAAGGTGTTCATCATGGAAGTCATGGGCCGCCATGCGGGCTGGATCGCTGCAGCGGCTGGTCTGGCCGGGACCAAAGCAAGCGAAGCGCCACACATCATCCTGTTTCCGGAAGTTGTTTTTGACGAAGCCAAGTTTCTGGCAAAGGTCAAAGAGACGGTCGAGTCCGTGGGCTGGTGCACGGTGGTCGTGTCTGAAGGCGTGAAAAACGCCGACGGCAAGTTCTTGTCCGAGGCGGGCACCCGCGACGCGTTCGGGCATGCGCAGCTTGGCGGTGTGGCGCCGATGCTGGCCGATCTGGTCAAGCGGACACTCGGACATAAATATCACTGGGCGGTGCCGGACTACCTGCAGCGCTCGGCCCGCCATCTCGCGTCGCGTACGGATTTCGAGCAGGCCTACGCCGTGGGCAAGGCGGCGGTTGAGTTCGCGGTCAAGGGGTTGAACGCCGTGATGCCCGTGATCAAGCGGAAGTCTCAAAACCCTTACACGTACACGATCGAAGCAGCGAACCTGTCCGACATTGCGAACCACGAGAAGAAGATGCCAGCGAACTTCATCCGGGCTGACGGCTTTGGCATTACGGCTGCGGCACGTAAGTATCTGCAACCGCTGATTGAAGGCGAGGCACCACTGCCCTACCGGCCAGACGGTTTGCCCGACTACGTGCAGCTGAAGAACAAGCTCCTAAAACAGAAGCTGCCGAAGTACAGCATCTCGGACAAGTAA
- a CDS encoding adenylate kinase, which translates to MRIVILGAPGSGKGTQAAFIKQTYEIAHISTGDLLRAAVRNGTPLGLKAKAVMEAGQLVSDELVLGMLADRLNEPDTKNGFILDGYPRNLNQVASLDDLLNQLKQPLDIAVKLNVSFDIIVGRCEIRFKAEGRKDDNPDVVRERLRIYSEQTEPVVTAYREAGRLVEIDGVGDVAEITSRIQNALKPYA; encoded by the coding sequence ATGCGAATTGTCATTCTTGGCGCGCCCGGCTCGGGCAAAGGCACCCAGGCTGCGTTTATCAAACAGACCTATGAAATCGCTCATATTTCCACGGGCGATTTGTTGCGTGCGGCAGTTCGGAACGGCACGCCCCTGGGGCTCAAGGCGAAAGCCGTCATGGAAGCCGGCCAACTTGTGTCCGATGAGCTCGTGCTTGGCATGTTGGCCGATCGCCTGAATGAACCGGACACCAAGAACGGCTTTATTCTCGATGGCTATCCGCGCAACTTGAATCAGGTCGCCTCGCTCGACGACCTGCTGAATCAGCTGAAGCAACCGCTCGATATCGCGGTGAAATTGAACGTGTCGTTCGACATCATCGTCGGTCGCTGTGAGATCCGCTTCAAAGCCGAAGGCCGCAAGGACGACAATCCAGACGTCGTCCGTGAGCGCCTGCGCATCTATTCCGAGCAGACCGAGCCCGTCGTCACCGCGTATCGCGAGGCGGGCCGTCTGGTCGAGATCGATGGTGTTGGTGACGTGGCTGAAATCACCAGCCGCATTCAGAACGCCCTCAAGCCTTACGCCTGA
- a CDS encoding sulfurtransferase TusA family protein, protein MPEDALLIDALGLRCPEPLLKLRSALREQPDRRHFVVLADDPLAHVDLGAFCARFGHDLQRDNSGTRYVITRAGS, encoded by the coding sequence ATGCCAGAAGATGCCTTGTTGATCGATGCGCTGGGTTTGCGCTGCCCGGAGCCCCTGCTGAAACTGCGGAGTGCGCTTCGCGAACAGCCGGACCGCCGGCATTTTGTTGTGCTCGCCGATGACCCGCTCGCACATGTCGACTTGGGCGCGTTCTGCGCCCGCTTTGGTCATGACTTGCAACGGGACAACTCCGGCACGCGCTACGTCATTACGCGCGCCGGATCGTAG
- the mpl gene encoding UDP-N-acetylmuramate:L-alanyl-gamma-D-glutamyl-meso-diaminopimelate ligase — protein MSLHILGICGTFMGGIAALARELGEQVEGSDQNVYPPMSTQLEALGIALKSGYRPEHLQPKPELVIVGNAISRGNPAIEWVMNEKLPFVSGPAWLGQKLLPQKRVLAVAGTHGKTTTTSLLAWLLEAGGKAPGFLVGGVPENFGISARLGQGDAFVIEADEYDTAFFDKRSKFVHYQAEIAILNNLEFDHADIFDDLRAIETQFHHLVRTVPGRGRLIVNGEDEALARVLNRGAWTPVERFGIDGAQLDWRAELLSADGTRFKVWHRDVLLGEATWSLLGRHNVLNALAAIAAAAAYGQDPAISIAALTEFRSAKRRMELLGTPAGVHLYDDFAHHPTAIQTTLAGLRARVGTGRVIVALEPRSNSMRLGAHKDALAPSLADADHVVFLHKPELPWDNAQLLADLAPRAEACASADAMVDRLVAILKPGDHLVFMSNGGFDGVPRKVLARLSG, from the coding sequence ATGAGCCTACACATCCTCGGAATCTGCGGCACCTTCATGGGCGGCATCGCGGCGCTGGCGCGCGAGTTGGGCGAGCAGGTCGAAGGCAGCGATCAGAACGTGTATCCGCCCATGAGCACGCAGTTGGAGGCGCTCGGCATCGCCCTCAAATCGGGCTATCGGCCGGAACATCTGCAACCCAAACCGGAGCTCGTAATCGTTGGCAATGCCATCAGCCGTGGCAACCCGGCGATCGAGTGGGTCATGAACGAGAAGTTGCCGTTTGTATCCGGACCCGCCTGGCTCGGCCAGAAGCTGCTGCCGCAGAAGCGGGTGCTCGCCGTTGCGGGCACGCACGGCAAGACGACGACGACCAGTTTGCTCGCGTGGCTGCTCGAAGCTGGTGGCAAGGCGCCTGGCTTTCTGGTTGGCGGTGTGCCTGAGAATTTCGGGATTTCCGCGCGGCTCGGGCAAGGGGACGCGTTTGTCATCGAAGCCGATGAATACGACACGGCGTTTTTCGACAAGCGTTCCAAGTTTGTGCACTACCAGGCCGAGATCGCGATTCTGAACAATTTGGAATTCGATCACGCCGACATTTTCGATGATCTGCGCGCCATCGAAACGCAGTTTCATCATCTCGTGCGCACGGTGCCGGGGCGCGGCCGCCTGATCGTCAATGGTGAGGACGAAGCGCTGGCGCGCGTGCTCAATCGCGGTGCCTGGACGCCCGTGGAACGCTTCGGCATCGATGGTGCACAGTTGGATTGGCGCGCGGAATTGCTGAGCGCAGATGGCACGCGCTTCAAGGTGTGGCATCGCGATGTGTTGCTCGGCGAGGCGACTTGGTCGCTGCTGGGGCGGCACAACGTGCTGAACGCGTTGGCCGCGATTGCCGCCGCTGCCGCGTATGGCCAGGACCCGGCGATCAGTATCGCCGCGTTGACGGAATTCAGGAGCGCGAAGCGGCGCATGGAACTGCTCGGCACGCCGGCCGGTGTCCATCTTTACGACGATTTCGCGCATCATCCAACCGCGATTCAAACCACACTGGCTGGCCTGCGCGCACGCGTGGGTACCGGACGCGTGATTGTCGCGTTAGAGCCACGCTCGAACTCCATGCGTTTGGGCGCGCATAAAGACGCCCTCGCGCCAAGCCTCGCGGATGCCGATCACGTCGTGTTTCTGCACAAGCCGGAATTGCCTTGGGACAACGCGCAGCTGCTGGCTGATCTGGCCCCGCGTGCCGAGGCGTGTGCGAGCGCCGATGCCATGGTCGACCGACTCGTCGCCATCCTGAAGCCAGGCGACCATTTGGTGTTCATGTCGAACGGCGGGTTTGATGGCGTGCCGCGCAAGGTGTTGGCGCGGTTGTCGGGTTGA
- the rlmH gene encoding 23S rRNA (pseudouridine(1915)-N(3))-methyltransferase RlmH, with amino-acid sequence MRVRLITVSERQPDWVNSAFADYAKRLPKHLQPQLVELPLAKRREDVLKAKADEGLRILDACKDAQLIALDERGKALSSRDLAGLLPGWEQSGRDIALVVGGPDGLDASVLQRAALKWSLSALTLPHGMVRVILAEQMYRAWSIQSGHPYHRD; translated from the coding sequence TTGCGGGTTCGGCTGATCACTGTCAGCGAGCGTCAGCCCGATTGGGTGAATAGCGCTTTTGCCGATTACGCCAAGCGGCTGCCGAAGCATTTGCAGCCACAACTCGTGGAGTTGCCCCTGGCGAAGCGGCGCGAGGATGTGTTGAAGGCCAAGGCGGATGAAGGCCTTCGGATTCTCGATGCGTGCAAGGATGCGCAGCTGATTGCGCTGGATGAGCGCGGGAAGGCGTTGTCGAGTCGGGATCTGGCTGGGTTGTTGCCGGGCTGGGAGCAGTCGGGTCGGGATATTGCACTCGTCGTCGGCGGACCAGATGGCTTGGACGCTTCGGTGCTACAACGCGCGGCGTTGAAGTGGTCACTATCAGCGCTGACGTTGCCGCATGGCATGGTGCGGGTGATTCTCGCGGAGCAAATGTATCGGGCGTGGTCGATTCAGTCTGGACATCCGTATCATCGGGATTAG